A region of Clostridium acetobutylicum ATCC 824 DNA encodes the following proteins:
- a CDS encoding 3D domain-containing protein: protein MTKRARVGLFGLCVISTLCLNNNTTIKINKPITACLPPKSEMVDKFEFDGDKEFQKVQYKLCLEEKEKQRILQQKTCEQQVELKRQKELKTIKIELSFYTNNCIDCGKNDAISKSGKKLDESYVYCAAPPDIPFGTIISIKGFGDLIVVDRGRAIHYKYDQDGNKIMKLDVFVLGASEEFLNSKGIVKTTGVIK from the coding sequence TTGACAAAAAGAGCTAGAGTAGGCTTATTTGGATTGTGTGTAATAAGTACATTATGTTTAAACAATAACACTACAATAAAAATAAATAAGCCTATAACGGCTTGTTTGCCACCAAAATCAGAAATGGTAGATAAGTTTGAATTTGATGGGGATAAAGAGTTTCAAAAAGTTCAATATAAATTGTGTTTAGAAGAAAAAGAGAAGCAAAGAATATTACAGCAAAAAACATGTGAGCAGCAAGTTGAATTAAAAAGGCAAAAAGAATTAAAAACTATAAAAATTGAATTGAGCTTTTATACAAATAATTGCATTGATTGTGGAAAAAATGATGCAATTTCTAAAAGTGGAAAGAAACTTGATGAATCTTATGTGTATTGTGCAGCACCTCCAGATATTCCATTTGGGACAATTATATCAATTAAAGGATTTGGTGATTTAATTGTTGTTGATAGGGGTAGAGCAATACATTATAAATATGATCAAGATGGAAATAAAATTATGAAATTGGATGTTTTTGTTTTAGGAGCCTCAGAGGAATTTCTTAACAGTAAGGGTATAGTGAAAACAACAGGGGTAATTAAGTAA
- a CDS encoding tyrosine recombinase XerC — protein MKVEERLEMYEKNLLVKSEGTRKQYLNDLKVWFRYMKNKKRQITKDEDFVNIDYREIKKFINYLIKNGRAATTIRRKIISLKLFFQYLDQEKIVLDNPFDKIDKRDLPKIPKRLPKSLSIEECKRLINSVNSRNTIRDKCIIIIFLSTGMRLSELISLNVDNILEEEIRIIGKENKERVVYLTDQAKKIVKLYIKQRPKNLKTKALFLSERNGRIARGTVQNAIRNAMYNAGIKGDNDVLVHILRHTFATLLYQSGEVDLFQLQELLGHEDVSTTRIYTDVSKEQLKNAVEANPLNKIF, from the coding sequence ATGAAGGTAGAAGAAAGACTTGAAATGTATGAAAAAAATCTTTTAGTTAAGTCTGAAGGAACTAGAAAACAATATTTAAATGATTTAAAAGTATGGTTTAGATATATGAAAAACAAAAAAAGGCAGATAACAAAAGATGAGGATTTTGTTAATATAGATTATAGGGAGATAAAAAAATTCATTAACTACTTAATAAAAAATGGGAGAGCAGCAACAACAATTAGAAGAAAAATTATTAGTTTAAAGTTATTCTTTCAATATTTAGATCAAGAAAAAATTGTATTAGATAACCCTTTTGATAAGATAGACAAAAGAGATTTACCTAAGATTCCTAAAAGATTGCCAAAATCATTAAGTATAGAAGAATGCAAAAGGTTGATAAATAGTGTTAATAGCAGAAATACTATTCGAGATAAGTGTATTATAATAATATTTTTATCAACAGGTATGAGATTATCAGAACTCATATCCCTAAATGTAGATAATATATTAGAAGAAGAAATAAGAATTATAGGTAAAGAAAATAAAGAAAGAGTAGTTTATTTAACAGATCAGGCAAAAAAGATTGTTAAATTATATATTAAACAAAGACCAAAAAATTTAAAGACAAAAGCTCTATTTTTATCAGAAAGAAATGGTAGAATAGCACGAGGAACTGTTCAAAATGCTATCAGAAATGCCATGTACAATGCAGGAATTAAAGGTGACAATGATGTTTTAGTACATATATTAAGACATACGTTTGCAACTCTATTATATCAAAGTGGAGAAGTAGATTTATTTCAGTTACAAGAATTATTAGGACACGAAGATGTTTCTACAACCAGAATATACACAGATGTTTCTAAAGAGCAATTAAAAAATGCAGTAGAAGCCAATCCTCTTAATAAGATATTTTGA
- a CDS encoding YopX family protein translates to MCKKRSNQDLFNCVRNGNRVEVIGNIYENPELLEVIV, encoded by the coding sequence ATGTGTAAAAAACGTTCAAATCAAGATTTATTTAATTGTGTGAGGAATGGAAACAGGGTGGAAGTGATTGGCAACATCTACGAAAATCCTGAGTTATTAGAGGTAATTGTATGA
- a CDS encoding integrase produces the protein MKNTSKYYYNLFTQFYPKASKRILKTIIEVEEKTGKGLMEWEQKNGKEVGMLMDIVRPSTPRGVNSVLLVLRQFAAYVAYEENITIGNFPVTDLSRYVKKDEVKETLISYKQYKDMCGVVQCIRDRLVIELSWEGLKPDEIQNLKMQDISFLNKKALLKTKNKEYIIEDKDIIKDLHNIENEKGKEKMGKDGRVYTIDYKECPYVIKALLIGCRTDGKVKGIRNIFSKTKQEYKDEFRKININLEKVDLRIVRMSKMLFLLKKGVSIEVVAAAYGYATADSIKWLTKLK, from the coding sequence ATGAAGAACACGAGTAAATACTATTATAATTTATTTACGCAATTTTACCCAAAAGCTTCCAAAAGAATTCTAAAGACTATTATAGAAGTAGAAGAAAAAACGGGAAAAGGTTTGATGGAGTGGGAACAAAAGAATGGAAAAGAAGTAGGAATGTTAATGGATATTGTAAGACCATCAACACCTAGAGGAGTTAATTCAGTTTTATTAGTTCTCAGACAGTTTGCTGCTTATGTTGCATACGAAGAAAATATAACTATAGGAAATTTTCCTGTTACAGATTTATCAAGATATGTAAAAAAGGATGAAGTTAAGGAAACTTTAATTTCATATAAACAATATAAAGATATGTGTGGTGTTGTGCAATGTATAAGGGATAGATTAGTTATTGAATTATCTTGGGAGGGATTGAAACCTGATGAAATACAAAATTTAAAAATGCAAGATATTTCTTTTTTGAATAAAAAAGCTTTATTAAAAACAAAAAATAAAGAATATATTATAGAAGATAAAGATATTATAAAAGATCTTCATAATATAGAGAATGAAAAGGGAAAGGAGAAGATGGGGAAGGATGGGAGAGTATATACAATAGATTATAAAGAATGTCCTTATGTTATAAAGGCACTATTAATAGGATGTCGTACTGATGGTAAAGTGAAAGGAATAAGAAATATTTTTTCTAAAACTAAGCAGGAATATAAAGACGAATTTAGGAAAATAAACATAAACTTAGAGAAAGTAGATTTAAGAATTGTTAGAATGTCAAAGATGTTATTTCTACTAAAAAAGGGAGTATCTATTGAAGTTGTTGCTGCTGCTTATGGCTATGCAACAGCAGACTCTATTAAATGGTTAACAAAATTAAAGTAG
- a CDS encoding ATP-binding protein, whose translation MSFDLSELGVEKNIPKVNFTEYSGLIVAEPKWGKTTLSSLYPNAIILPFEKGYKGNVANIFKRLFSWDDFIEFIDKLEEKREEIGDTIKVLVFDTVNEAYSMVDRYTLQRLSILDGKNYMAAREVPHGQFYSEKDKDFMEQIRRIENLGFMPLFISHLEKKTVTPKKGEPYDIYTSTMPERLQKIINPLVSYIIYGERTLADDGNGNKIPKRVLLTKSDEMVTAGSRVRLDHNIVFDTEEEAMEKFQNAFKDSIRKTLINAGIEKDLDVLSKEQQEEKNKEITKSLSGKKNEIELSQVIKQILSEIGTLTKEGKAPSVIMPILTDNGITDPHLISEVDLAKKILKELQDLN comes from the coding sequence ATGAGTTTTGATTTAAGTGAATTAGGAGTAGAAAAAAATATACCAAAGGTTAATTTTACAGAGTATTCAGGTTTGATAGTTGCTGAACCAAAATGGGGGAAAACAACTTTATCAAGTCTGTACCCTAATGCAATTATATTACCTTTCGAAAAAGGCTATAAAGGAAATGTAGCAAATATCTTTAAGAGATTGTTTTCATGGGATGATTTTATAGAATTTATAGATAAGTTAGAAGAAAAAAGAGAAGAAATTGGAGATACAATTAAGGTACTTGTTTTTGATACAGTAAATGAAGCGTATAGTATGGTAGACAGATATACGTTACAAAGATTAAGTATTTTAGATGGTAAAAACTATATGGCAGCAAGAGAAGTTCCACATGGACAATTTTATTCAGAAAAAGATAAAGATTTTATGGAGCAAATTAGAAGAATTGAAAATCTAGGATTTATGCCTTTATTCATAAGTCATTTAGAGAAAAAAACAGTAACACCTAAGAAAGGAGAGCCTTATGATATATACACTAGTACTATGCCAGAAAGGTTACAAAAAATTATAAACCCTTTGGTTTCATATATTATTTATGGTGAAAGGACATTAGCAGATGATGGAAATGGAAATAAGATTCCAAAACGTGTATTACTGACTAAGAGTGACGAAATGGTTACTGCTGGATCAAGAGTTAGACTTGATCACAATATTGTTTTTGATACAGAAGAAGAAGCAATGGAAAAGTTTCAAAATGCTTTTAAAGATTCGATAAGAAAAACACTTATAAATGCAGGGATAGAAAAGGATTTAGATGTTTTATCAAAAGAACAGCAAGAAGAAAAGAATAAAGAGATAACAAAGAGTCTATCAGGGAAAAAAAATGAGATTGAGTTATCACAAGTAATAAAACAAATTCTTTCAGAAATAGGAACTCTAACTAAGGAAGGCAAAGCGCCATCTGTAATAATGCCTATTTTAACTGATAATGGTATAACAGATCCACATCTTATCTCGGAAGTAGATCTTGCTAAGAAAATATTAAAAGAATTACAAGATTTAAATTAA